Below is a window of Polyangiaceae bacterium DNA.
TCGAGGTAGTGGTTGAAGATCTCCGACTGGATCACGCTCGGGTAGAGCTTGGTGTAGAAGCGCCCGCGCTTCCGGTCGCCTCGAGCGCCGGACTCGAGCCACGAGATGGCGCGCCCCAGGTTGGCGCCGCCGATGCCGAAGCGCTGCGCGCCGAAGTGATTGGGCAGCCCTCGCTCGCGGATCTGGGCGACGATGGCAGACGCGCGCTCGGCGCCGCCGTCCGGCACCGACACCAAGCGGATCGTGAAGCGGTTGCCAGCGAGCTGCCCGGTGCGGAGCTTCTTCTGGTGCCGCGTGGCCTCGAGCACGACCAGGCCCTCGGGGAGCTGCCAGGTCTCCGGCGCGCTGGCGTTCCCCGGCAAGGAGAGCCACTGCGAGGTGATCGCGTGCTTGTCCTTCATGCCGGCGCTGCCGATGTCGCGACCCCGCACCCCGGCGGCCCTCGCGATGATCTCGATGGCGTCCTGGGTGTTGAGCAGGCGCTTCTGCACCCGCACCCAAAGGTGCTCGCCCGTGCCCGTGAGCGGCCAGTCGAGCACCTCCTCGACCCGGAAGTGTTCCGGCTCACGCCCGATGGCGCCGCCGGCTCCGGGCAGATCGGCGGTGCAGAACCCGGGCTCGTGCACCCGATGGCCTTCCGGTTCC
It encodes the following:
- a CDS encoding tRNA pseudouridine(13) synthase TruD produces the protein MEPEGHRVHEPGFCTADLPGAGGAIGREPEHFRVEEVLDWPLTGTGEHLWVRVQKRLLNTQDAIEIIARAAGVRGRDIGSAGMKDKHAITSQWLSLPGNASAPETWQLPEGLVVLEATRHQKKLRTGQLAGNRFTIRLVSVPDGGAERASAIVAQIRERGLPNHFGAQRFGIGGANLGRAISWLESGARGDRKRGRFYTKLYPSVIQSEIFNHYLELRGAEGLGRLIAGEVVRLDGTGSVFVVEDPAREQPRLDQHDIHLTGPMPGPKMRRPSGHALELEERAAREAGIDAGLLEKLGRFVDGARRDLVVFPSDLSVSAPAPGELELSFFLPAGSYATELCRELTRTPFFAPREAPPSVGMAPGPG